A window of the Virgibacillus pantothenticus genome harbors these coding sequences:
- a CDS encoding sigma 54-interacting transcriptional regulator produces MMKDEITKYIENQTAFLDLDNISEVFTAKNIGLQFEIKRNTVSHYLNQLNEQGIIIKINTRPVYFFHKNAFETQFYTLSKNIYRSLDELKEEQPLFQKRNDMFSLLIGNDASLARSIEQLKAALYYPENGLPVLLTGESGTGKSYMVKIIYQYCLANDLIKEDGQLITLNCAQYANNPELLTSHLFGHAKGAFTGADEDHKGVFEEANGGILFLDEVHRLNAEGQEKLFTYLDQGVIYRMGETNMPRKVSTRIFFATTEDLNSVFLSTFIRRIPVQIQLPSLEQRTQNERLEMIYNFFIKERAKIRKVLLVSSQVIHLLKTTPYQGNIGKLKNVVKVTVAKAFSEQKDAKHIHITIYHLPPDLLTKAVFKASVSTEENINIDETTTIENLSMKKKPEELRIIRTYERLLANFKKSELNITAIDEDIKKEVENLFDFLLFETDREKKHELLLFMTQYVRDTLKQMESSYQIIFNGNSIYAISYYLFQRSSVRWQPEDVEVQSLIKEFKQAVIQTYPMLFQYTERMLSIIKPRLDIEVFDMDLILLTLYFSQLGLSRESNFAKAIIVAHGYATASSIANVANRLLGKNIFESFDMPIDTTPQKIAEEIVDYTEKNDVSNGLVILVDMGSLKEIYEYFPQQLSVPVMIMNNLTTPLAIAIGENIQKSINLSELAIHSFENNKPDWKIIYPHKNKNKALLTTCFTGIGTATKISKLLEKSLPINSPLKVLPFDYQTLHEQKEKETVFSLYEVVGIVGTANPMIQDIPYLSLEELISGKGAQHLREWLMKDLDDEKAEQFNNRLIRNFSLDKVIDSVTILDTDKVMAEIELFMRILEELTEQKIKNERKLALYVHVSCLIERLIRNVPIETYSGDDTDEKCRKEQLARIKEAFSVIEEDYSVKIPNSELKYIHDILFQKLDLTMIKEEF; encoded by the coding sequence ATGATGAAAGATGAGATAACAAAATACATAGAAAATCAGACAGCTTTTTTAGACTTAGATAATATAAGTGAAGTTTTTACTGCAAAAAATATAGGTCTACAGTTTGAAATTAAAAGAAATACTGTTAGTCACTATTTAAATCAATTAAATGAGCAAGGAATTATAATTAAAATAAATACGCGCCCAGTCTATTTTTTTCATAAGAACGCTTTTGAAACACAATTCTATACACTATCCAAAAATATATACCGAAGTTTAGATGAATTAAAGGAAGAACAGCCTTTATTTCAAAAAAGGAATGATATGTTTTCACTTTTAATTGGAAATGATGCAAGTTTAGCAAGAAGTATAGAACAATTAAAGGCAGCACTATATTACCCGGAAAACGGTTTACCAGTTTTATTAACAGGAGAGAGTGGAACAGGCAAAAGTTATATGGTGAAGATTATCTACCAATATTGTTTGGCAAACGATTTGATTAAGGAGGATGGACAACTCATTACTTTAAATTGTGCACAATATGCTAATAATCCTGAACTTTTAACTAGTCATTTATTTGGACATGCGAAAGGAGCTTTTACGGGAGCAGATGAAGATCACAAAGGAGTTTTTGAAGAGGCAAATGGGGGGATTTTATTTTTAGATGAAGTGCATCGTTTAAATGCAGAGGGTCAAGAAAAATTATTTACCTATCTTGACCAAGGTGTAATTTATCGAATGGGAGAAACAAATATGCCACGTAAGGTTAGTACAAGGATATTTTTTGCAACGACAGAGGATTTGAATAGCGTCTTTTTATCTACCTTTATACGTCGTATTCCTGTTCAAATTCAATTACCCTCATTGGAACAACGAACTCAAAATGAACGGTTAGAGATGATATATAATTTTTTTATAAAAGAAAGAGCAAAAATAAGAAAAGTACTGTTAGTGAGTAGTCAAGTAATACACTTATTAAAAACTACCCCTTATCAAGGAAATATCGGTAAATTGAAAAATGTAGTTAAAGTAACTGTTGCAAAAGCATTTTCTGAACAAAAGGATGCCAAGCATATTCATATTACAATTTATCACTTACCTCCTGATTTATTAACAAAAGCTGTATTTAAAGCAAGTGTAAGCACAGAAGAAAATATAAACATTGATGAAACAACAACTATAGAAAATTTATCAATGAAAAAAAAGCCTGAAGAGTTAAGGATTATTCGTACATATGAACGATTACTAGCCAACTTTAAAAAATCTGAATTAAATATTACAGCTATTGATGAAGATATAAAAAAAGAAGTAGAAAACCTATTTGATTTTTTGCTGTTTGAAACAGATAGAGAGAAAAAACACGAATTATTATTATTTATGACTCAATATGTACGTGATACATTAAAACAAATGGAGTCATCCTATCAAATTATATTCAATGGTAATAGCATTTATGCGATTAGTTACTATTTATTTCAAAGAAGTTCTGTACGTTGGCAACCTGAAGATGTTGAAGTACAATCTTTAATAAAAGAATTTAAACAAGCAGTAATTCAAACATACCCTATGCTGTTTCAATATACGGAAAGGATGTTATCTATCATTAAACCTAGGCTGGACATTGAAGTATTTGACATGGATTTAATCTTACTCACACTTTACTTTAGCCAGTTAGGTTTATCACGAGAATCCAATTTTGCGAAGGCGATTATTGTTGCTCACGGTTATGCAACTGCAAGTAGTATCGCTAATGTCGCTAACCGCTTATTAGGTAAAAATATTTTTGAATCTTTTGATATGCCAATAGATACAACGCCACAAAAAATAGCTGAGGAAATAGTGGATTATACTGAAAAAAATGATGTAAGCAATGGGCTTGTTATTTTGGTGGATATGGGATCTTTAAAAGAAATATACGAGTATTTTCCACAACAATTGTCAGTTCCAGTTATGATTATGAATAATCTAACTACGCCTTTAGCAATAGCTATAGGGGAAAATATCCAGAAAAGTATTAACCTATCTGAGCTAGCAATTCATTCTTTTGAAAACAATAAGCCAGATTGGAAAATAATTTATCCACATAAAAATAAAAATAAAGCGTTATTAACTACATGCTTTACTGGAATCGGTACAGCAACAAAAATTAGTAAACTTCTTGAAAAGAGTTTGCCAATAAATAGCCCGTTAAAGGTGCTTCCTTTTGATTACCAAACACTGCATGAGCAAAAAGAAAAAGAGACTGTTTTTTCACTCTATGAGGTCGTTGGAATTGTTGGAACAGCTAATCCAATGATCCAAGATATACCTTATTTATCTCTTGAGGAATTGATTTCCGGAAAAGGTGCTCAGCATCTTCGAGAGTGGTTAATGAAGGATTTAGATGATGAGAAAGCAGAACAATTTAACAATAGGTTAATCCGCAATTTTTCACTTGATAAAGTAATTGATTCTGTAACTATCCTTGATACTGATAAAGTGATGGCTGAAATTGAATTATTTATGCGAATTTTAGAGGAATTAACTGAACAAAAAATTAAAAATGAAAGAAAGCTTGCTCTATATGTACATGTTAGTTGTTTAATTGAAAGGTTAATTCGTAACGTCCCAATTGAAACATATAGTGGAGATGACACCGATGAAAAGTGTCGAAAAGAACAGCTAGCTAGAATAAAAGAGGCTTTCAGTGTCATAGAAGAAGATTATAGTGTCAAAATACCAAATTCAGAATTAAAGTACATTCACGATATTCTTTTTCAAAAGCTTGATCTTACAATGATTAAAGAAGAATTCTAA
- a CDS encoding MarR family winged helix-turn-helix transcriptional regulator has protein sequence MIDEINRYFTNIYFELHPIHQEAISHQSVRILQVVDKKQFVMIRDIAEHLSISHNTASEHVKRLVSNGWLYKKRYEKDQRKVYLHLTELGVTVLKKNTELDEKKLQAALDKLSDKERIQVVKAFQLLNEVTK, from the coding sequence ATGATTGATGAAATAAATAGATACTTTACTAATATTTATTTTGAACTTCATCCGATACATCAAGAAGCCATTTCTCACCAAAGTGTCCGTATATTACAAGTGGTAGATAAAAAGCAGTTTGTAATGATCCGAGATATTGCAGAGCATTTATCAATATCACATAACACTGCATCGGAACACGTGAAAAGGCTAGTAAGTAATGGATGGCTATATAAAAAAAGATATGAAAAAGATCAACGTAAGGTTTATTTGCATCTAACGGAACTCGGTGTAACGGTACTAAAGAAAAATACAGAACTAGATGAAAAAAAATTACAAGCAGCACTTGACAAGTTATCAGATAAAGAAAGGATACAAGTTGTTAAGGCCTTTCAATTACTTAACGAGGTGACAAAGTAA
- a CDS encoding DUF3147 family protein produces the protein MYLFIKIVSSAVIIGIVTELARRFPVYGGVIAALPLISILSIIWLTVQGESAKTINEFTVGVIAGLPATIVMLLIIYFAFKHSFHLSVAFLFGIIGWGFFLIIQKYITGLFFS, from the coding sequence ATGTATTTGTTTATAAAAATTGTAAGTTCTGCAGTCATTATTGGTATAGTAACCGAATTAGCAAGAAGATTTCCGGTATATGGTGGAGTGATAGCAGCTTTACCTTTAATCAGCATTCTAAGTATAATTTGGCTAACTGTACAAGGAGAATCCGCAAAAACGATTAATGAGTTTACAGTTGGAGTTATAGCAGGTCTTCCAGCAACAATTGTAATGCTCCTAATAATTTATTTTGCGTTTAAGCATTCTTTTCATTTATCAGTAGCGTTTTTATTTGGAATTATTGGTTGGGGATTCTTTTTAATCATTCAAAAATATATAACTGGATTATTTTTCTCCTAG
- a CDS encoding LysR family transcriptional regulator translates to MNIEKIKYFIDLVECRSFTETAKKNYVSQTTISQQIASLEKEFDMQLIDRKQIPIEPTQAGSIFYEEAIVLWKQYNHMQAQMKNYQQCHTQLLSIEYSALTDIQVLLRFITSFKELNPTINLKLNKVLLKDISEFLRKGIYDAAIAVDSEFKEKEDILTHTLYRGRYCAVVGNQHSLFHNRTISKEELYKYPLIMLNSTAIGTSYYLMIQNAIKDGYEPNILQMVDDVETELFYIVTENLIGFLPDNYSLAYPKDEVRLIPLKDSHHTFNIEIGYFKDNPNPSLQRFLRQIQDSFPQ, encoded by the coding sequence ATGAATATTGAAAAAATTAAATATTTTATTGATTTAGTTGAATGTAGGAGTTTTACCGAAACAGCAAAGAAGAATTATGTATCTCAGACTACCATTAGCCAACAAATTGCTTCACTTGAAAAAGAGTTTGACATGCAATTGATTGACAGAAAACAAATTCCTATTGAACCAACACAAGCTGGCTCGATTTTTTATGAAGAGGCAATTGTGCTCTGGAAGCAATATAATCATATGCAAGCTCAGATGAAGAATTATCAGCAGTGTCATACTCAACTATTGTCTATAGAATATTCGGCCTTGACGGATATTCAAGTTTTATTACGTTTTATTACTTCGTTTAAAGAGCTGAATCCAACGATTAACCTAAAATTAAATAAAGTATTGTTAAAAGATATTTCAGAATTTCTAAGAAAAGGGATATATGATGCTGCAATTGCTGTTGATTCAGAATTTAAAGAAAAAGAGGATATTTTAACACATACATTGTATAGAGGAAGGTATTGTGCGGTTGTGGGTAATCAACACTCTCTTTTTCATAATAGGACTATTTCAAAAGAAGAACTATATAAATATCCACTTATCATGCTGAATTCAACTGCGATTGGAACCTCTTATTATTTAATGATTCAAAATGCGATAAAGGATGGTTATGAGCCGAATATATTGCAAATGGTGGATGATGTCGAAACAGAGTTATTTTATATAGTAACAGAGAATTTGATTGGATTTTTACCAGACAATTATAGCCTTGCATACCCAAAAGATGAGGTTCGATTAATCCCATTAAAAGATTCACATCATACATTTAACATAGAAATAGGCTATTTTAAAGATAATCCAAATCCATCATTACAACGATTTCTTCGTCAAATACAAGATTCGTTTCCCCAATAG
- a CDS encoding NAD(P)H-binding protein — translation MGKLLLTGIDGNLGKQAADYLLELVDKDKVIFCSYDPTALKEYEKQGIETHVTNFNKMDGLADAFTGADKLALISMPFVGLKRQRAHKNVIDAAKEAGVKQIIYTSLVNAADESNPSVEKIDHIYTEEYIKRIGLDYIFLRNSQYAEAMITNYFTYVKGDGVLKNSQGDGKMAYISRKDCAKAVAFSIASNEYQEAILNINGPELMTISEFIAIGNRVTGNHVTYEEITDEENYAIFDAMGVPRTTDGEFKEGSEAPFSSDGMVTFAQAIRLGKMDVFTDDFKKLTGQDPLTVKYMFEHANQFQIGNRHSKDN, via the coding sequence ATGGGGAAATTATTATTGACTGGTATTGATGGAAATTTAGGTAAGCAAGCAGCTGACTATTTATTAGAATTGGTTGATAAAGATAAAGTTATTTTTTGTAGTTATGATCCTACAGCTTTAAAAGAGTATGAAAAACAAGGTATTGAAACACATGTGACCAACTTTAATAAAATGGATGGTCTAGCAGATGCTTTTACTGGTGCGGATAAGCTTGCTTTAATATCTATGCCTTTTGTTGGATTGAAACGTCAACGTGCACATAAAAACGTTATAGACGCTGCTAAGGAAGCTGGCGTAAAACAAATCATCTATACATCATTAGTAAATGCAGCGGATGAATCAAATCCGAGTGTTGAAAAAATTGATCATATTTATACGGAAGAATATATTAAACGTATCGGTTTAGATTATATTTTTCTTCGTAATTCTCAATATGCCGAAGCAATGATTACAAATTACTTCACTTATGTTAAGGGTGATGGAGTACTGAAAAATAGCCAAGGTGATGGAAAAATGGCATATATTTCACGTAAAGATTGTGCAAAAGCTGTTGCATTTTCGATAGCATCTAACGAGTATCAAGAAGCTATTTTAAATATTAATGGACCGGAACTAATGACCATTTCTGAGTTTATAGCTATTGGAAATAGAGTTACAGGCAACCATGTAACCTATGAAGAAATTACGGATGAAGAAAATTATGCTATCTTTGATGCAATGGGAGTTCCTAGAACAACTGATGGTGAATTTAAAGAAGGCTCCGAGGCGCCATTTTCATCAGATGGCATGGTCACTTTTGCTCAAGCTATTCGTTTGGGGAAAATGGATGTATTTACGGATGACTTTAAGAAACTTACAGGTCAAGACCCTCTTACAGTAAAATATATGTTTGAACATGCTAATCAATTTCAAATAGGTAATCGTCATTCAAAAGATAATTGA
- a CDS encoding transposase → MTKRERKTFSKEFKEQIVQLHLSGKPRSDSQPIAVYEHPYTLPIVYRHELCYPR, encoded by the coding sequence ATGACCAAAAGAGAAAGAAAGACATTCTCAAAAGAATTTAAAGAACAAATTGTCCAGCTGCACCTTTCAGGTAAACCTAGAAGTGATTCACAGCCCATAGCAGTATATGAACATCCTTATACGTTACCCATTGTTTATCGCCACGAGCTTTGTTATCCTCGTTAG
- a CDS encoding SMI1/KNR4 family protein yields MIDRFLCILKVTGERDDEYYDIGVVRTQLDERIVFDENLVGTELLPIAVLFAGDFVCLDYRNDVEEPVVCVWNHEESADLNPVTYIISNSFEKFLNMLTE; encoded by the coding sequence ATGATTGATAGGTTTTTATGTATTTTAAAAGTAACCGGGGAAAGAGACGATGAGTATTATGATATAGGAGTAGTTAGAACACAATTAGACGAAAGAATTGTTTTTGATGAAAATTTAGTTGGTACTGAACTGCTACCAATAGCTGTTTTATTTGCAGGTGACTTTGTTTGCTTAGACTATCGTAACGATGTTGAAGAGCCTGTTGTATGCGTTTGGAATCATGAAGAGTCTGCAGATTTAAATCCTGTAACATATATTATAAGCAATAGCTTTGAAAAATTTCTAAATATGTTAACAGAATAG
- a CDS encoding DUF4176 domain-containing protein produces the protein MTERMQKQLVSLALKKVDQLIQSYSTDLDLQVGQNVREFFQLCLREEKMLYDIFSTLKRKQTNADIEWNHGIVSVNQKEGYCTITYVNKQFSLQHDRLFELLANTIEIMREVLPLGTIVELDPTYFKPDKNNTSPSKVVITGRFVSPKNYQSYFPYVGILYPVGEIKAGAKINFTAPLIKRVIHRGYQDEMEEAFVFLMKQEFIVEKDLNSIEFSEHDMSKLQQEMDMELKVGDV, from the coding sequence ATGACGGAACGTATGCAAAAACAATTAGTAAGTCTCGCTTTAAAGAAAGTAGATCAATTGATCCAATCATACAGCACTGATTTGGACTTGCAAGTCGGTCAGAACGTACGAGAATTTTTTCAGTTGTGCTTGCGTGAAGAGAAGATGCTATATGACATATTTTCAACCCTCAAGAGAAAGCAAACTAACGCTGACATAGAGTGGAATCATGGGATTGTTTCAGTTAACCAAAAAGAAGGTTATTGCACTATTACGTATGTAAATAAGCAGTTTTCATTGCAGCACGATAGGTTATTCGAGCTTTTAGCGAATACGATCGAAATTATGAGGGAAGTCCTGCCACTTGGAACGATTGTGGAGCTTGATCCAACCTATTTTAAACCAGATAAAAACAATACTTCTCCATCTAAAGTGGTGATTACGGGGCGCTTTGTCAGTCCAAAAAATTATCAAAGTTATTTTCCTTATGTTGGTATTCTATATCCAGTTGGTGAGATCAAAGCGGGTGCGAAAATTAATTTTACCGCACCACTCATAAAAAGAGTGATTCATCGTGGGTATCAGGATGAGATGGAGGAAGCGTTTGTATTCTTAATGAAACAGGAATTTATTGTTGAAAAAGATCTGAACTCGATTGAATTTTCCGAGCATGATATGTCTAAATTACAGCAGGAGATGGATATGGAACTAAAAGTGGGGGATGTATGA
- a CDS encoding TcaA 3rd/4th domain-containing protein produces MKQHILMKSAFLLFLFTLVLVLSGCTQSPEKTLEELKQAVEDRDYITFYELVDKDDDVYWTEKQAQSMIEDFHDNREDYAVQLELLQQQAMALKEDNPLINEEGMLYFNKDEQLKVRTYAVTAEEGLLDGVEKLSVKIDDEKELNIDANKNDTLKLGLFGPGEYSFEAAAEYPYADVKNKGEFYVSGVSDFNQAVELGLEGKYIGIASHIPDTKLFINGKDANVNISELDGGEMNDESLFGSTLLDHNFGPISEGISLQGVAKMPWGKIKSEEVKITSDTKSYDLSPKILQDKKAQKKVTELINNYQKDKMTALVNLDDKHLKNLSNSFKKSLSKEIIQAKEQERTYAGQVLGTRIDYSKALYEEGEGGRHYVTIPIELHRTYVERYFFNKDEEPTEEYEHQEIKLEYISDKEEWIIDQEDSYYGADEDDYMKSEEVVETEF; encoded by the coding sequence ATGAAGCAACATATACTTATGAAATCAGCTTTTTTATTATTTTTATTTACTTTAGTACTTGTACTATCAGGATGTACCCAGTCGCCAGAAAAGACATTAGAAGAATTAAAACAGGCAGTAGAGGATCGTGATTACATTACTTTTTATGAATTAGTGGATAAGGATGATGATGTTTACTGGACAGAGAAACAGGCACAAAGTATGATTGAAGACTTTCATGATAATCGCGAAGATTATGCAGTGCAATTAGAATTACTCCAACAACAAGCAATGGCATTGAAAGAAGATAATCCCCTCATTAATGAAGAAGGAATGCTTTATTTTAATAAAGATGAGCAATTAAAGGTAAGAACATATGCAGTAACCGCTGAAGAAGGACTTTTAGACGGCGTAGAAAAGCTATCCGTCAAAATAGACGACGAGAAAGAATTAAACATAGATGCAAATAAAAATGATACGCTAAAATTAGGTCTTTTCGGTCCTGGGGAATACAGCTTTGAAGCAGCAGCCGAATATCCTTATGCAGATGTAAAAAATAAAGGCGAGTTTTATGTATCAGGAGTAAGTGATTTTAATCAAGCTGTTGAATTAGGCTTGGAAGGAAAATATATCGGTATTGCCTCTCATATACCAGACACGAAGCTATTCATAAATGGAAAAGACGCTAACGTGAATATTTCAGAATTAGATGGTGGAGAGATGAATGACGAAAGCCTTTTCGGTTCTACTTTACTAGATCATAACTTTGGTCCAATATCAGAAGGAATTTCTTTACAAGGAGTAGCAAAAATGCCTTGGGGAAAAATTAAGAGCGAAGAAGTTAAAATAACATCAGATACTAAAAGCTATGATTTATCTCCCAAAATATTACAAGATAAAAAAGCACAAAAGAAAGTAACAGAACTAATAAATAATTACCAAAAAGATAAAATGACAGCATTGGTTAACTTAGATGATAAACATTTAAAGAATTTATCTAATTCCTTTAAAAAGTCACTTTCTAAAGAAATCATACAAGCAAAAGAGCAAGAAAGAACTTACGCTGGACAAGTTTTGGGTACAAGGATTGATTATTCAAAGGCTCTCTATGAAGAAGGGGAAGGCGGAAGACATTATGTAACTATTCCTATTGAATTACATAGAACGTATGTAGAAAGATACTTTTTTAACAAAGATGAGGAACCAACGGAAGAATATGAGCATCAAGAGATTAAACTAGAGTACATCAGTGATAAAGAGGAATGGATTATTGATCAAGAGGATAGCTATTATGGAGCTGACGAAGATGACTATATGAAGAGTGAAGAAGTAGTAGAAACTGAGTTTTAG